The following proteins come from a genomic window of Microbacterium sp. SY138:
- a CDS encoding glycosyl hydrolase: MTQRGALDAPLRFGANYTPSKNWMHSWLDFTPDDVRRDFSALAELGLDHVRVFPLWTVLQPNRTLIREKAIDDVRAVVDIAGEFGMDASIDVVQGHLSSFDFVPSWLYTWHDKNMFTDPRALEGQVALVDRLARGLRDAPNFLGLTLGNETNQFSAHTHPSPWPVTQDEAGGWISALLQAAETAAPGLPHVHSEYDAVWYMDGHGFAPAHASRLGAMTTIHSWIFNGTAQRYGGRSVASDRHAEYLIELSRAFATDPDRVVWLQEVGAPSNCLADDEMPDFLEATVRSAVRTENLWGITWWCSHDVSRDLGDFPELEYTLGLIGQDGAAKPIGRRLAEIIPELRQRVAAPARDTAIVVDVDEREVPVSRAALSPGGAVFQAWVDACAAGLDPALITSRDALDPTALDARGIRRLIRPDASADVVDPYGSVNTVVPS; this comes from the coding sequence ATGACGCAGCGCGGCGCCCTCGATGCTCCTCTGAGGTTCGGGGCGAACTACACGCCGTCGAAGAACTGGATGCACTCCTGGCTCGACTTCACCCCCGACGACGTGCGCCGCGACTTCTCGGCCCTCGCCGAGCTCGGCCTCGACCATGTCCGCGTCTTCCCGCTGTGGACCGTGCTGCAGCCGAACCGCACTCTCATCCGCGAGAAGGCGATCGACGATGTGCGCGCCGTCGTCGACATCGCCGGCGAGTTCGGCATGGACGCCAGTATCGACGTGGTCCAGGGGCACCTGTCGAGCTTCGACTTCGTGCCGTCGTGGCTGTACACGTGGCACGACAAGAACATGTTCACCGATCCACGGGCGCTCGAAGGCCAGGTCGCGCTCGTCGACCGGCTCGCCCGGGGTCTGCGCGACGCTCCGAACTTCCTCGGGCTGACGCTCGGCAACGAGACGAACCAGTTCTCCGCGCACACGCATCCCTCTCCCTGGCCGGTCACGCAGGACGAGGCCGGCGGCTGGATCTCGGCCCTGCTGCAGGCGGCGGAGACCGCGGCCCCCGGGCTCCCGCACGTCCACAGCGAGTACGACGCCGTCTGGTACATGGACGGCCATGGCTTCGCCCCGGCGCATGCCTCGCGGCTGGGGGCGATGACCACGATCCACTCCTGGATCTTCAACGGCACCGCGCAGCGCTACGGTGGCCGTTCCGTCGCTTCCGATCGCCATGCCGAGTACCTGATCGAGCTCTCCCGCGCCTTCGCGACCGACCCCGACCGCGTCGTATGGCTGCAGGAGGTCGGGGCGCCCTCGAACTGCCTCGCCGATGACGAGATGCCGGATTTCCTGGAGGCGACGGTGCGCTCCGCCGTGCGCACCGAGAATCTGTGGGGCATCACGTGGTGGTGCTCGCATGACGTGAGCCGTGACCTCGGCGACTTCCCCGAGTTGGAGTACACCCTCGGTCTGATCGGTCAGGACGGTGCGGCGAAACCCATCGGCCGCCGGCTCGCCGAGATCATCCCCGAGCTGCGGCAACGGGTCGCGGCGCCCGCGAGAGACACCGCGATCGTCGTGGACGTCGACGAGCGCGAGGTTCCCGTGAGCCGGGCGGCGCTGAGCCCCGGCGGAGCGGTGTTCCAGGCCTGGGTCGACGCGTGTGCCGCCGGCCTCGATCCCGCACTGATCACGTCCCGTGACGCGCTCGATCCCACTGCGCTCGATGCGCGGGGGATCCGCCGACTCATCCGTCCCGATGCATCGGCCGATGTCGTCGACCCCTACGGATCGGTCAACACCGTCGTTCCGAGCTGA
- a CDS encoding extracellular solute-binding protein, producing MKVPTRIVALAAFSIGVLALTSCTGGGGSSGASGPIDTSGELSGTIQFQTWSLKNEKFTPYFENLIDAFEKEHPDVTVEWLDQPGDGYQDKILSQANADTLPDVLNLPPDIAYPLVAAGKLVDLETADPDLKSGYNTGAWEAYSQYPGMEGTYGLPWYLSSDASWWNLAQLAPFGVTQENLPTTVDELLTLAKDVATESGGKVQLLSSIPALDTFTAAGMEVINDKGEFDFNTDEAAAIIDKYADAYAAGAMPAEALTGDYGGNAEAYIQEKVAFTTGGTGFTTDLQKDAPALLESTVATPRLGIAPLYVQGLNVSADSDNKEAALAFAEFATNQENQVAFSSLAVGTAPGTAEGGDEVVDNIASTVTDEKQLSAIDTVFGAMKDAKALPFQWTSDMATYMTQQIALAVNGEADSKAQLDKIVEYANANRVDK from the coding sequence ATGAAAGTTCCCACACGCATTGTCGCTCTGGCAGCATTCAGCATCGGCGTTCTGGCGCTGACGAGTTGCACGGGAGGCGGGGGCTCTTCCGGCGCCTCGGGCCCCATCGACACCTCGGGCGAGCTCAGCGGCACGATCCAGTTCCAGACATGGTCGCTCAAGAACGAGAAGTTCACTCCCTATTTCGAAAACCTGATCGATGCCTTCGAGAAGGAGCACCCCGACGTCACCGTCGAGTGGCTCGACCAGCCGGGCGACGGCTACCAGGACAAGATCCTGAGCCAGGCGAACGCCGACACTCTTCCGGACGTGCTGAACCTCCCGCCCGACATCGCCTACCCGCTGGTGGCGGCGGGCAAGCTGGTCGACCTGGAGACCGCCGACCCCGACCTGAAGTCGGGCTACAACACCGGCGCCTGGGAGGCCTACAGCCAGTACCCCGGCATGGAAGGCACCTACGGGCTGCCGTGGTACCTCTCCAGCGACGCGTCCTGGTGGAACCTCGCCCAGCTCGCTCCCTTCGGCGTCACCCAGGAGAACCTCCCGACCACCGTCGACGAACTCCTCACGCTCGCGAAGGACGTGGCGACGGAGTCCGGCGGAAAGGTGCAGCTCCTCTCCTCCATCCCGGCGCTGGACACCTTCACTGCCGCCGGCATGGAGGTCATCAACGACAAGGGCGAGTTCGACTTCAACACCGACGAGGCCGCCGCGATCATCGACAAGTACGCCGACGCGTACGCGGCGGGCGCGATGCCCGCCGAGGCGTTGACCGGCGACTACGGCGGGAATGCGGAGGCGTACATCCAGGAGAAGGTCGCCTTCACGACCGGCGGCACCGGTTTCACGACCGATCTGCAGAAGGACGCACCGGCACTGCTCGAGAGCACGGTGGCCACGCCGCGGCTCGGCATCGCGCCCCTGTACGTGCAGGGCCTCAACGTCTCGGCCGACTCCGACAACAAGGAAGCCGCACTCGCATTCGCGGAGTTCGCGACGAACCAGGAGAACCAGGTGGCCTTCTCGTCGCTCGCCGTCGGCACCGCCCCCGGCACCGCCGAAGGCGGCGACGAGGTCGTCGACAACATCGCCTCCACCGTCACCGACGAGAAGCAGCTCTCGGCGATCGATACCGTCTTCGGCGCGATGAAGGACGCCAAGGCGCTGCCGTTCCAGTGGACCTCCGACATGGCCACCTACATGACCCAGCAGATCGCCCTCGCCGTCAACGGCGAGGCGGACTCCAAGGCCCAGCTCGACAAGATCGTCGAGTACGCCAACGCCAACCGCGTGGACAAGTAA
- a CDS encoding sugar ABC transporter permease, whose protein sequence is MRANTGIRAGRKTMRTHRWFTPWLLLGPAVAWVLVFALWPFLNTVFLSFTDARPLRNPEFVGGANYERMFGDEMFWNALTTCLIYVVVCVPLLTILPLLLALLVQKKLPGISFFRTTFYFPVIASVVVVALIWTWLFDSRGIINQTLEFLGLIDKPMAFLVDRWLLLGCAILLTVWKGLGYYMVVYLAALGNVGKELHEAAMLDGAGSFRRFLSVTIPSVRGAMLLISVLIAVSAMRVFAELDVLSKSTGGPGGYDMSLVMLIRQVGSGLNGNIGYASAISVALFLLTLIPLVAIAVMNREKKAKVSA, encoded by the coding sequence ATGCGTGCGAACACCGGCATCCGGGCCGGCAGGAAGACGATGAGAACCCATCGGTGGTTCACACCCTGGCTGCTCCTCGGGCCCGCCGTCGCCTGGGTGCTGGTGTTCGCGCTCTGGCCCTTCCTGAACACGGTCTTCCTCAGCTTCACCGATGCCCGGCCGCTGCGGAACCCCGAGTTCGTGGGCGGGGCGAACTACGAGCGCATGTTCGGCGACGAGATGTTCTGGAACGCCCTGACGACGTGCCTCATCTACGTCGTCGTGTGCGTGCCGCTGCTCACGATCCTCCCGCTGCTGCTGGCGCTGCTCGTGCAGAAGAAGCTCCCCGGCATCTCGTTCTTCCGCACCACCTTCTACTTCCCTGTGATCGCCTCGGTGGTCGTGGTCGCCCTCATCTGGACCTGGCTGTTCGACAGCCGTGGCATCATCAACCAGACGCTCGAGTTCCTCGGGCTGATCGACAAGCCGATGGCGTTCCTCGTCGACCGCTGGCTGCTGCTCGGCTGCGCCATCCTGCTCACGGTCTGGAAGGGCCTGGGCTACTACATGGTCGTGTACCTCGCGGCGCTCGGGAACGTCGGCAAGGAGCTGCACGAGGCCGCGATGCTCGACGGCGCCGGCTCGTTCCGCCGGTTCCTGTCCGTCACCATCCCCTCCGTGCGCGGCGCGATGCTGCTCATCTCGGTGCTCATCGCCGTGTCGGCGATGAGGGTCTTCGCCGAGCTCGACGTGCTGTCCAAGAGCACGGGCGGTCCCGGCGGATACGACATGTCGCTCGTGATGCTCATCCGTCAGGTGGGATCCGGTCTCAACGGGAACATCGGGTACGCCTCCGCCATCAGCGTGGCGCTGTTCCTGCTCACCCTCATCCCGCTCGTCGCGATCGCCGTCATGAATCGCGAGAAGAAGGCGAAGGTCTCCGCATGA
- a CDS encoding carbohydrate ABC transporter permease: MSTLTPPRSAEDVRASEEPAAPTRERMFRRRGSGDFSKPTLGGLIGRYALLLFVLVIVIGPFLWQLSTSFKGAQENIYSFPPELIPREPTLQNYTRVADIVPVYLYAWHSLLVSVGTVISNVVLATFAGYALGCMRFRGKWIVMGILLSTLLFPGEVTVTSNFLTIRALGLADTLWGVFLPGAISAMNVLLIATACRMIPKDVLDAATVDGATTWQRIRHIVWPNIRGMVSVVAIFAFIGAWDDYLWPLIVLSDPSKYTLTVGMAYLNSSFSVDPRLIAAGTMIALVPIVIMFSFTQRFFFKGVQEGAIKG; the protein is encoded by the coding sequence ATGAGCACGCTCACGCCACCCCGTTCAGCGGAAGACGTCCGCGCCTCCGAGGAGCCGGCTGCACCGACCCGCGAGCGCATGTTCCGCCGCCGCGGCTCCGGCGACTTCAGCAAGCCGACCCTCGGCGGGCTGATCGGCCGATACGCGCTCCTCCTCTTCGTCCTCGTGATCGTCATCGGGCCGTTCCTCTGGCAGCTGTCGACCTCGTTCAAGGGCGCCCAGGAGAACATCTACTCCTTCCCGCCCGAGCTCATCCCGCGCGAGCCGACCCTGCAGAACTACACCAGGGTCGCCGACATCGTCCCGGTGTACCTGTACGCCTGGCACTCGCTGCTCGTCTCGGTCGGCACGGTCATCAGCAACGTGGTCCTGGCCACCTTCGCGGGCTACGCGCTGGGCTGCATGCGGTTCCGCGGCAAGTGGATCGTCATGGGGATCCTGCTCTCGACGCTGCTCTTCCCCGGCGAGGTCACGGTGACGAGCAACTTCCTCACGATCCGCGCCCTGGGCCTGGCCGACACCCTCTGGGGCGTCTTCCTCCCCGGCGCGATCAGCGCGATGAACGTGCTGTTGATCGCCACCGCCTGCCGCATGATCCCGAAGGACGTGCTGGATGCGGCGACCGTCGACGGTGCGACGACCTGGCAGCGCATCCGGCACATCGTGTGGCCGAACATCCGCGGCATGGTCTCGGTGGTCGCGATCTTCGCCTTCATCGGCGCCTGGGACGACTACCTCTGGCCGCTGATCGTGCTGTCCGACCCGTCGAAGTACACGCTGACGGTCGGGATGGCCTACCTGAACAGCAGCTTCTCGGTCGACCCGCGTCTGATCGCGGCCGGCACCATGATCGCTCTCGTGCCGATCGTCATCATGTTCTCGTTCACGCAGCGGTTCTTCTTCAAGGGCGTGCAGGAGGGCGCGATCAAGGGGTGA